One genomic segment of Diceros bicornis minor isolate mBicDic1 chromosome 25, mDicBic1.mat.cur, whole genome shotgun sequence includes these proteins:
- the SERHL2 gene encoding serine hydrolase-like protein 2, which translates to MGLFSELKLAVPWGHIAAKAWGPQQGHPVLCLHGWLDNANSFDQLIPLLPKDFHYIAMDFGGHGLSSHYSPGLPYYHQNFVSEIRRVVAALKWNRFSLLGHSFGGTVGGMFSCIFPEMVDKLILLDSSPFALDSNEMENMLIYKRRAIEHTLQVEASKKPSSVVSPEEMLRGFLKNNSHVSEECGKLLLQRGTTRVATGLVLNRDRRIAWPEHSFDFVSREFFAQSVKKLQARVLLIKAIQGFYDVRRENDTNKEPLLFTVDTLKSVLKERFQYVEVPGNHYVHMNQPQQVASVISSFLQSKDRVPARL; encoded by the exons ATGG GTCTGTTTTCAGAGCTGAAGCTGGCTGTGCCCTGGGGCCACATCGCTGCCAAAGCCTGGGGCCCCCAGCAGGGCCACCCTGTTCTCTGCCTGCACGGCTGGCTGGACAATGCCAACTCCTTCGACCAACTCATCCCTCTTCTCCCGAAAG ACTTTCATTACATTGCCATGGATTTCGGGGGTCACGGGCTCTCGTCCCATTACAGCCCAGGTCTCCCGTATTACCACCAAAACTTTGTGAGTGAGATTCGAAGAGTTGTGGCAG CCTTGAAATGGAATCGATTTTCCCTCCTGGGCCACAGTTTTG GTGGCACTGTGGGTGGAATG TTTTCCTGTATCTTCCCCGAGATGGTGGATAAACTTATCTTGCTGGACTCATCGCCATTTGCCCTGGACTCTAAT GAGATGGAGAACATGCTGATCTACAAGCGGAGAGCCATAGAGCACACACTGCAAGTGGAGGCCTCCAAGAAGCCCTCGAGCGTGGTCAGCCCGGAGGAGATGCTGCGGGG GTTCCTGAAGAACAACAGTCACGTGAGTGAGGAGTGTGGGAAACTCCTCCTGCAGAGGGGAACCACCAGGGTGGCCACAG GGCTGGTGCTGAACAGAGACCGGAGGATCGCTTGG CCAGAGCACAGCTTCGATTTCGTCAGCAGGGAGTTCTTTGCGCAATCCGTCAAGAAGCTGCAGGCCCGCGTCCTGCTCATCAA AGCAATCCAAGGATTTTatgatgtgaggagagagaatgaCACTAACAAGGAGCCCCTGCTTTTCACAGTTGACACGTTGAAATCTGTCCTAAAAGAG CGGTTCCAGTACGTGGAAGTCCCGGGCAATCACTATGTGCACATGAACCAACCCCAGCAGGTGGCCAGTGTCATCAGCTCCTTCTTACAGAGCAAGGACAGGGTCCCAGCCCGGCTGTAG